In Prinia subflava isolate CZ2003 ecotype Zambia chromosome 1, Cam_Psub_1.2, whole genome shotgun sequence, the DNA window GCAGGCCAGTGTCCCTCATTCCCTAACCTTTGGCCTCTTTCCCCCTCGTCACACTTGAGACAGGGGCATCTGCTTGGGATAGGAGACGGAGCTGGCGGTGCCCGATCTCCACGTCAGGCCAGTGCTGACATCGCTGTAGAGTGAGCCGCCACCTCCGGCCCCGAGTCCTCCTGCCGCGGTGATTACTGCCTGTCCACCCGCTCCTGCCCCTGCGCCCCCAGCCACGGCAGCGCCTTtgctggcccagcagcagcgAGTGCAGAGGGCCCTCCAGGATTCGAGGGTCTTGCCAGACCAGACCCAGACACCAGAGGTGATGCCCACCACCAGGCACATGAAGTACTTGAGCATGAAGACGGCGTAGTCGGGGCGCCGGGCCTGGTCAGGCTGCTGGTCTCGCAGGCAGGGGCAGTTGTGCGTGGCCTCCCAGCGGGGCCGGTTGTGCTGCTCGTAGAAGAGGCAGGCGACCACGCTGGCAGCTGGCACGGTGTAGAGCACGGTGAAGAGTCCCAGGCGTATCATCAGCTTCTCCAGCTTGTGGGTCTTGGTGGGGCCACCCTGCTGCTTGATGACGCTGCGGATACGGAAGAGCGAGACGAAGCCGGCGAGCAGGAACATGGAGCCGATGGCCAAGTAGATGAGCAGCGGTGCCAGCACGAAGCCACGCAAGTTCTCCAGGCTCTGGTTGCCCACGTAGCAGATGCCAGCCACGGGGTCCCCGTCCACAGAACTGAGCGCCAGCACAGCGATGGACTTGACgctggggagcagccaggcGGCCAGGTGGAAATACTGTGCGTAGCCGGCGATGGCCTCGTTGCCCCACTTCATGCCTGCAGCCAGGAACCAGGTGAGGGAGAGGATGACCCACCAGATGGAGCTGGCCATGCCGAAGAAGTAGACGAGCAGGAAGACCACGGTGCACAGCGCCGGGCCGGTGCTCTCGTACCGCACGTGCTCGGCCACCGCCAGCTCCGGCTGCAGCtcggccgcgccgcccgccgcgccgcgcccccccgccgccgccgcccccgccgccgcgccgccgccggcccctgccgccccggcccccgcgccgcccgcgcccgcgccgccgctgcACGCCACCTTCTCGTGCCCCGCCACCAGCCGCACCAGGTAGCCCAGGGACACGAAGAGGTAGCAGGCGGCCAGGAAGATGATGGGGCGCTCGGGGTACTTGAAGCGCTCCATGTCTATGAGGAAGGTGGAGACGGTGGCGAAGGTGGAGAGGAAGCAGAGCACGGACCAGAGCCCGATCCAGAAGGCGGTGAAGGCGCGCTCGTCGGGGCTGAAGTAGGGgttgtggcagggcagggcgcaGTTGGCGATCTGCCCCGTCTTGACGCGGTTGTAGAGCGGGTGCCGCTCGCTGGACACCGACACCATGGGCGCCCGGCACTGGCAGCCCGGCTcgcagggcggcggcggccgcggcttGCGCGGGGCCTcggccggcggggcggcggcggggggcgccTTGGCGGGGGTGCCGGGCTTGGAGCCGCGGAGCGGGGGCTtggcgggcggcggcgcggccgtGGTGAGGTCCGTGCGGTTGTAGTCCATGCAGAGCGTGTCCGGGCTGCCCTGCTCGGGGAGGCGGTCGCAGCGCATCCTGTCGGGCCAGGCGAAGCCGTACTGGCGCATGAGCGGGGCGCAGCCGGCCTTGGCCCGCTCGCAGACGCTGCGGCAGGGCGGCAGCGGCTTCTTGTAGTCCTCCAGGCAGATGGGGGTGTACatgctgcagaggaagaagcGCAGGTCGCTGGAGCACTGGATCTCCACCAGCGGCCAGAACTGGTGCACCTCCAGCCCGGCCTCGTCCTGCGTGTCGTGGTTGAACTGGTTGGGCATGTAGGTGTAGTTGTAGCCGATGCCCTTGCAGAGGGGCACGGTGATCTCCTGGCACGACAGCTCCTTtgccgaggaggaggaggaggacgcggcggcggcggccgaggCGGCGGCGCAGCCGGCGcgctgcagcagggacagggcggCGAGCAGCGAGGTGATTTCCAACAGGTAACTCCACTCCATGCTCGGCGGCGCgcgggcggcggccccggctccTCTCCCGTCCCGCTCAGCAGCCGCGGGGAGCACGGCGCCACAGCACCCCCCGCCCCGGCTACCCCCGGGGGCGGAGGGCGGCCCCCTCCGTGCCGGTCGCAGGTGAGAGGTCTCGCAGCCCCCGCCGGACTCCGTCGTCCGCGGGCACCCGCTGAGGGGAGCCCCCGTTCGGCGCCGGAGGGTGGGCTCGGCTCACGGCAGGGCCCTCAGCCGCCGTCGCATCGCTCCCCGCGGGGTCGGTTTCGCAGGGGGAGGCGCAGCTCCTCTCGCCGCTGCTCCAGCGCCGGCCGGGCACGGGCTGGCGGCGGCAGAGAAGTTTCGCCGTCAGCCCCCGGGCGGCGCGGTGAAGAAGGCTGAGGCGTCCCGGGGACCAGGCGGTGCCGGGCTCCCACCGCCCCGAGCGGGCGGGCAacgg includes these proteins:
- the FZD8 gene encoding frizzled-8 encodes the protein MEWSYLLEITSLLAALSLLQRAGCAAASAAAAASSSSSSAKELSCQEITVPLCKGIGYNYTYMPNQFNHDTQDEAGLEVHQFWPLVEIQCSSDLRFFLCSMYTPICLEDYKKPLPPCRSVCERAKAGCAPLMRQYGFAWPDRMRCDRLPEQGSPDTLCMDYNRTDLTTAAPPPAKPPLRGSKPGTPAKAPPAAAPPAEAPRKPRPPPPCEPGCQCRAPMVSVSSERHPLYNRVKTGQIANCALPCHNPYFSPDERAFTAFWIGLWSVLCFLSTFATVSTFLIDMERFKYPERPIIFLAACYLFVSLGYLVRLVAGHEKVACSGGAGAGGAGAGAAGAGGGAAAGAAAAGGRGAAGGAAELQPELAVAEHVRYESTGPALCTVVFLLVYFFGMASSIWWVILSLTWFLAAGMKWGNEAIAGYAQYFHLAAWLLPSVKSIAVLALSSVDGDPVAGICYVGNQSLENLRGFVLAPLLIYLAIGSMFLLAGFVSLFRIRSVIKQQGGPTKTHKLEKLMIRLGLFTVLYTVPAASVVACLFYEQHNRPRWEATHNCPCLRDQQPDQARRPDYAVFMLKYFMCLVVGITSGVWVWSGKTLESWRALCTRCCWASKGAAVAGGAGAGAGGQAVITAAGGLGAGGGGSLYSDVSTGLTWRSGTASSVSYPKQMPLSQV